DNA from Candidatus Bathyarchaeota archaeon:
TTGAAGGTTTTATCCTTTGAGAAATTTCATCCAGCACGTAAGGCATAACATTAATCGGTGTCGAAAGAACTATAGTCTCAGCTGACTCAACAGCCGCTACGTTATTTTCAGCAAACATCGCCCCAATAGAATCAGCAAACAACTCGGCCTCGGCCTGTCTAATGTCGGATATGAGGACTTCAAATCCACGGTCTATGAAGTACTTGCTGAGCAGTTTTCCCATTCTCCCAGCTCCGCCAATCACGGCTATTTTCAACTCTGACCCCCCTTTCTCATTACCTCCTTTTGGACCTTTTTTGACTCAGCAATGAGTAGATTAAAAAGCCTCTCACAAAACTCTTCTTCTAAACAATATTCACGGCATCTTTTTAGAACTTCTTTTCTAAGATCCTCTTCTATCCTCGAATCTTCTAGAGGAATCTTCTCCTTAGCTTTTATTTCGCCTATCTTTTTCGCAACCCTCAGTCTCTCTCCACACAACTTAAAGATCTCGCAAGTAATCTCCTTCATTCTTCCCCTTAACTCATCCAATGTTCCTTCTTGACGCAAACCTGATTCTTCCATTAAACATTTACCTACAAATAATAGGTTCTCAAAATTTATAAAATTTAGAATTAAGGCAGCGTTTATTGCATATCTTTCAACGTAAATTATTTTAATAGCCCCTTAACAAGAGGATCTGATGCATAAGTAAGATCAAATATGATATTGTAAGTCTTAATATCTTCACTCTTTATTGGTCAGAGGACTCTAAATAATTATCTAATAAAATAAGAGAAGACAAATATTTTTATTATTTGATGGACCGTAACTGCCGGAAGGTAGTAATTTTTTTACATAAGTGCGAGACAGGATTTAACATACCTATTTCATTTTTATGCTTCTGTCATTCCGAGCTTTCCTTTAATGCACCCTCATATTTCTCAAATAATAATTCAAGCGCCCTTCTGAATGCTTCAGCTCTACTCGAAAATATCCTTTTCACTTCAATAAGCTGCTCAAGTTTTCTTAGATACTCATTTGAGATGCCTAGCTTAACCACGATCTCCTCATAATCCTTTGTCTCGCTTTCTTTTTCTCCCAACGGTATTACCTCATCGGAGCTAATTCTACTAATTTATTTTTATCTTTTGTCTATATAAGGGTTGTTGAAAAGGAACCTTTCTAATAACTTTTTGGTTCACTAAAGTTATTAGTGAATAAATCAATTTAATATACCTTTTAGCACTATCTTTTAATATAGAGTTCACCTTACGATAAACCAGGTGTTTACCTTTAGAAAACCTTAAATACACATGATGTCACAGTATATGGCGATATAACAAAAATTGGGAAAAGGGTATGCATATGGAGAAAAGTGTTGAAGAGATTGTAAAAAGAGCCGTTTCAGAAAAGACTATTGAGGATATTGCCAGAGAAGCTATTCCAGCAATTTCTGTGCTGGGCGTTGGTGGGGCAGGTTGCAACATTGTTTCATGGATGAAGGAGAAGGAAGTCGCTGGGGCTAAGATCTATGCATTGAATAGCGATGCAAAGCACTTAAGCATAACAAAGGCTGACAAAAGAGTTCTTCTGGGCTACAATGTTACAGGCGGGCTTGGATGCGGAGGGTTCCCTGAGATGGGTTCGAAGGCAGCTGAGGAAAGCGCTGAGGAGATTGAGAGGCTCA
Protein-coding regions in this window:
- a CDS encoding chorismate mutase — translated: MEESGLRQEGTLDELRGRMKEITCEIFKLCGERLRVAKKIGEIKAKEKIPLEDSRIEEDLRKEVLKRCREYCLEEEFCERLFNLLIAESKKVQKEVMRKGGQS